In Nonlabens agnitus, the DNA window CGATGACAGTCCAGATGATCTTGACTTCAACATCAATTTCACTGTAATGAACGATTTTGAAGACCTAAGTGACGACTGGGATATTATTTCGCAGAGTTCCACTAAAATTGAACTTATTGACATCAGTGGTGGAAACGGCGGTACAGATCTTCTCACGTTTGAGAGGAACTAAGCCTGATTATTCCTTGATTTTTGATAATTCGCTTTCGCGCCTGCCTGCCGGTCAGGCAGGAAAGCGAACTCAACAGCAGCCTAATAACAATCCACATCAATATTGCAGCGCACGGCACGGTATTGTTTGATGCTCTCAAAGCTGCGTTTGACTTTGGCAATGAAGCCTTTTATGGTTTCTGGTGAATGGGTCTTGCCCATTTTGACCAGCACGTGTACGTTGAAAAGATTACGCACTCGAGAAACCGGCGGAAACTCTGGTCCCAGCACCTCAACGCCATGTTCAATTTGATTTAGAGCGCCCACAAACCACTCACCTGCCTGCAAAGTGGTATTGTAATCCCTATGCTTGAACGTGATCCTGATCAATCGCTGGTATGGCGGATATTTAAACTGGTATCGATCCTGCAACTGCTCCTTGAACATCGTCTTGTAATCATAAGTGCTTACCTGCTGCAAAATCATATGGTATGGATTGTAGCTCTGCAATAAAACCGTACCTCGCTTCTCCGTTCTACCTGCGCGACCTGCCACCTGCGTCAATAATTGGAAACAACGCTCGTGCGATCTGAAGTCTGGGAAATTAAGCATGGCATCTGCATTGAGAACTCCAACCAGGCTCACGTGTCTAAAATCAAGTCCTTTCGTAAGCATTTGGGTGCCTACCAAAGCGTCCACTTCCCTATTCTCGACTTGATCGATGAGTTTTTCATAGCTGTATTTTCCTCGCGTGGTATCCAGGTCCATCCGCGCGATTTTGCGCTGGGGAAAAATCTCTAGAAATTCGGCTTCTATTTGTTCGGTTCCAAAACCTTTAGTGTCCAGGTCGGTACTGGAGCAGGCGATGCATTCCTTAGGGATAAAAGTGTGGTAACCGCAGTAATGACATCGCATCTGGCCACGATGCTGGTGCACAGTGAGGCTCACATCACAATTGGGACATTGTGGTGCATGGCCACAGGTATTACACTCCATGATGGGTGCAAAACCGCGGCGGTTTTGGAATAGAATGACCTGTTCATCATTTTTAAAGGCTTGAGTCATGGCCTCAATCAACGTGTCGGAAAAATGTCCGGTCATGCGTTTCTTGCGGTGCTTCTCCTTAATGTCAATCATGTTGATTTCTGGCATCAACACATTGTTATAGCGCTTTTTGAGCTCAACCAATTCAAACTTACCAATAGTCGTATTGTAATAACTTTCTAAGGAAGGCGTGGCGCTACCCAAAAGGATTTGTGAGCTTTTCATTTTTCCCAACACGATACTGGAATCTCTGGCGTGGTAGCGCGGTGCAGGATCAAATTGCTTGAAACTGGTCTCATGTTCCTCATCCACGATGATCAAACCCAGATCTGCAAAGGGCAACAATAAAGCGCTGCGCGCGCCAATGACCACGTAAGGTTCATGGGCATCCAGTACGAGATTCCATACTTCCTGTCGCTCATTGAGATTGTATTTAGAATGGTACACCAGCACTTGATGTTTGAAGTAATGCTGTAATCTTCCAATAAGTTGAGTGGTCAGAGCGATTTCTGGCAACAGATACAGACATTGCTTGCCCAGCACTAAATATTCCTCAATGAGTTTGACGTAAATTTCGGTTTTACCGCTGGACGTCACGCCATGCAATAGGCAAACCTTGTCGTCTTCAAACGCCGTTTTGATCTCATTGTATGCGACTTCTTGAGCATCGTTGAGTTCATATAACTCATGACCCGTTTGCCGGTCCATCAACATACGGCTCACTTCCTGTTCCGTTTCCAACAAAATTTTTTTGTCAATCAAAGATTTCATTACGGCACGAGTAGCTTTGGATCTCGTTTCTAGATCTTTGGATTTGACCGGTTTATCACCAGCGCGCATCATGAAAAGTGTCATGAGTACCTCGCGCTGTTTAGGAGCCCGAGTCATAGAGTCCAGTAGTTCTCTTAAAGCATCTTCATCCTGAAATTCTGGAGCGAGCGATATGTATTTTTCGGTTTTGGCCCTGTAGGTATTGTAGAGTTCTTCTTGCAGGATGATCAAATGCTTGGACAGCATGTTCCTTAAAATAGGCAATACCGTTTTACGATCCAGCAAACTGGCCACCTCGTCCACTTTCATGGCTTTACGATTCTCCAATGCCTCCATGATCAGGAATTCCTGATCTGTTAATTCATCGTCTTCTACGGTTGTTTCCTCGTTGCGCTGGATAATGGTCTCGCTTTCCAGCAGCAGTGATTTAGGCAAGGCTGCCTTCATGACTTGACCTACACTACATAGGTAATAGGAAGCGATCCATTCCCAAAATTTGATTTGTCCCTTTTGTAAAATAGGTGCCTCATCAATAACAAACTCTATGTCTTTAATGTCGTATGCAACCTCAATATTCTCGCGTACGGCCACGGCGATACCGGTGTAGATCTTTGATTTTCCAAAGGGAACCGCAACGCGCATACCTAGCTGAATCATACCAGCCTCTGCAGCCGTGATGCGGTATGAAAAATAGCGCTCCAATGGCAATGGCAGTATAACATCTAGAAAATAGGACATAAAAAAAATCGGTTATGTAAAAATAACCGATTCCCTTTTTGTGCGCTTGCTGTGGTGCGCTATTTTATGAATAACTTATAGACGTTCCCAGGTTTGGGTCCTGTACAAAAACAAGATATAACCGCGTACCATCAACAAGTCTGGATTATCTTCATTGAGCCAGATTTTACAGTCATATTCTTTGCCGTTTTCTGGATCGATAATGGTGCCATCCTTATACATTTTACCCTTTTTTTTCAGGTCCTTCATGATGACCATACCTTCAATGGGTTGATCTTTTAGGGCTCCTTCACAGGCAATACATTTAGGATTAGGTGGCGCGTCTTTGGAGAGTACCTTCAATACTTTACCGTAATAGGAATCACCTTTTTTGTACACCTGGACATGAGATTTTACTTCTCCAGATTCATCATCAATGGTTTTCCATGTTCCAGTGACGTCTTGGGAGTTCGCTTTCGCGAAAGCGAAAAAACACAACAGCACCAACACTACATATTTCATAATCTGTGTATTATAAAGCCCATGAAATCTCACGGGCTTTTAATTAATTCAACAGGTTTGAGATTAAAGTCCCAACATTCCTTTTTTCAAATCTTTGTCTGCCGGCTTGTTACCCAACCAGATCCCAAAAAGTCCTGTAGCAAAATCCTTTCCTTCAATAGTTCCCAATAGCTTACCGTTCTTGTGAGCCATAGTTCCTTTTCCTGGCACATATGAGATCTGGAATTCGTTTCCATTGACAATCTCTTCATTAAAGAATCCAATGAACTTATCGATTTTAGGTTGTAGTTTTTTACGCTCTGCACTCGATACGCTGTCTTCAAAACCTTCTGTAATGGCCTCAACCATATTCTCTTGTGTTACCAGTTTACTGACGATGTCAAGTGTGATCGCCATAGGCTGATCAGAGCTTAACAATGCCGCACCATTAGTAGTTTTTGCTGTAGTGTACAAGCCACCTACATAAAGATCAAAAACAAACTTCTCACGCAATCCAGCGCCATTAAGAATAAGTTCCTTACCGTCCACGGTCAGGCTTTTTTCTACAGTAACGCCTTCTACGGTCATTTGTGCAGATGCTGTATAGGTACCAAGAGCGGCAACAGCGATTAAGAGTAATTTTTTCATATTAGTAGTTATTAGATTGTTTAAATATAGTATTCCTATTTCAAATTCCGTGCCTTTAATGATCTGATAGACGCATTAAGCTCATAACCCAATAGCAAAATGTTGGCTGCAAGCCATATATAGATCATTAAAATTAGTAGTGCACCTATGGAACCATAGATCTCGTTATAGGAAGCAAAATTGTCTATATAAATCCCGTAGAGGTATGATGTAATTAAAATAAGCACCGTGGTTACTACAGAGCCTATAGAGAAGAATCTGGTTTGCCTTCCTTCTTTGGTACCTGTGTAATACAGCGTACTCACAAATAGATAGAGCATGATGATAATCGCGATGTAACGCAGTATGATCAACCAGATCTCTGTAGAGCTTTGCGTCATAAAATCTTCTGCTCTTAAAGAATCAATCCAGTATTCAACCACACCAAACATGGCAATGGAAATCAATAAAAAAAGACTGAGCATCAATGACACTCCAACCGCCACAAAATATTGCCTGAACATGTTGCGATTAAACGATGAATGATACGAACGCTCAAAGCCGTCAAAAATCGCATTAACGCCATTGCTCATAAAAAATAAGGACGTGATAAAAGCAATCGTTAATAAGCCTGTATTCTCCTGTAATGCAATTTCCTTAAATATCGTATCAAAAGAACCAGCGGCCTGTGCCGGTAGCAACCCATTGACAAACTCTAAAAAATCTACCTGGAAATTATCTACCGGTACAAAAGGAATAAGATTAAGCATGAACAGTATGAACGGGAAAATCGCCATGAAAAAACTATAGCTTATCGCACTGGCGCGCAATGTAAAAGCACCTTGAACAATTCCAACACTATAGGTTTCCCAAAGATCATAAACGGTCATCCCTTCAAAACCTGGCAATCGTGCCCTGCTGGAAACCGCGACGAACCAAGAAATGACCGGTATGCGATCCAATATTGCCTTAAGCCTACTCATGCATGGCTTTCAAACTAAGATCCATGTTGTAAACGCTATGAGTAAGCGCACCGCTGGAGACGTAATCCACACCACATTCCGCGTACTGTCGTACCGTGTCCAGAGTAATGCCGCCACTACTTTCAGTCAGGCATTGATCGCCTATCAATTCTACCGCTTTTCTAGTGTCTTCGTAATTAAAATTATCAATCAGGATGCGGTAAACCTTATCGGCCGAGGTTAGAATCTCTTTGATTTCTTCCAGATTTCTTGCCTCTACAATGATCTTTAAATCCCTGTTGGTTTCTTGAAGGTAGTCCGTCGTTTTTTCAATAGCTTTTGTAATGCCACCTGCAAAATCAATATGGTTGTCCTTGAGCATGATCATGTCATAAAGACCAGACCTATGGTTAACGCCGCCACCGGTATGAACTGCCCATTTTTCCAATAATCGTATTCCTGGTGTGGTCTTGCGCGTGTCTAATATCTTGGTTTTGGTACCTTCCAACCGGTCAACAAATTGCCGAGTTTTGGTCGCGATCGCACTCATGCGCTGCATGCTGTTAAGTGCGAGACGTTCGGCCGTGAGAATGGATCTGGAAGAACCGCTCACATAAAACACTTCGTCGCCATAAACCACGCGATCACCGTCCTTTTTCAATTCTTCTATTTTTAATGTAGGATCGACTTTGTGGAATATCGCTTTCGCGAAAGCGATACCAGCAATCACTCCTTCATCCTTTACCAGCAGTCGTGCCTTACCACTGGCACTGCGTGGAATGCAAGCCAGGCTGCTATGGTCGCCATCACCTACATCTTCTCGCAAGGCATTGGTGATGATGCGGTCAACTTCTTCTTCAAATGCAGCTCCATGGTACTTCATAATAGTGGTCAAATTCTCGTTTCTCAAAAGTAAGATTCTGCAGGCAATCTTATGAAAATGAATAAAGATTTTACCTTTGGCGCATGAAGATAACTCTACTGGCGGTAGGTAAAACCGATGATAGCCGTATCGCAGACCTTACAGATATGTACGTGGAACGGCTCAAGCATTACATCAATTTTGAGCTGGAAATCATTCCGGACCTCAAAAAAACGAAGAACCTAAGCATCGACCAGCAAAAGGTCAAAGAAGGAGAGCTTTTACTCAACCAATTGCAAACCAGTGATTTTGTGACCTTACTGGACGAAAAGGGAAAAAGCCTTTCCAGCCAGCAATTTGCGCAATTGATCAATAAACGAAGTCTTTCTGGAATGAAACGACTGGTTTATGTGATAGGTGGACCCTACGGATTCTCTGATGCGGTTTACGCTCGAGCCAATTCAAAATTATCTTTAAGCGCCATGACCTTTTCCCACCAGATGGTAAGACTCTTTGCCACAGAACAGATTTATCGCGCGTTTACTATTCTGAAAAACGAGCCTTATCATCATGAGTAATGAATTTGAAGGTGTCTATTATTGATTCTATTTGTGATGAACCATTACCTTTGCAGTACTAAAATCTAATTATGCTTATCATAGGTATTGCAGGCGGTACTGGGTCTGGTAAAACCACAGTTGTGGGTCAGGTAGCCCATCAATATCCAGATACTGACGTTACTGTCATCTCTCAAGATTCCTACTATAAAGACACGAGCCACCTTACCTATGAGGAACGTGTGAAAATTAATTTTGATCACCCTAATTCCATAGACTTTGCGCTTTTGAAGGAACATTTGATCGAGTTGCGCAAGGGAAATAGTATTGAGCAACCGGTTTATTCTTTTGTAGAACACAACCGCACTAAAGAAACGGTCGTGACAGAGCCTAGCAATGTCATTATTGTGGAAGGAATCCTTATTCTGACACTGCCGGAAATTCGAGAGCTTTTTGACATCAAGGTTTACATTGATTGCGATAGCGATGAGCGTCTTATACGCAGATTGAAACGCGATATCACAGACCGTGGTCGTGACATCAACGAGGTACTTGATCGCTATCAAAACACGCTCAAGCCTATGCACCAGCAATTTATAGAGCCTACTAAAGCCTATGCTGATGTCATCATACCTACCAATAGACTTAATGAAGTTGGTGTTAAGATCTTGCGCTCTATTCTGGATCAAAAGTTGGCTTAAATTGGTATCTTGACTTTATGAAATGGAAAGAGATCAAAAGCAAATGGTATTTTAATAAATACTTCATTATCACAATTCTATTTGCGATTTGGATTCTGTTTCTGGATGACAGCGCATGGCTTACTGCACACAGAGCGCTGGACCAGCAAATTGCCGACAAGGAACAAACAGCAGATTTCTATATGCGAGGCATCGCTGCAGACAAAGCGCGTATCCAGCAGTTGGAAGACAGTGCTGGGATAGAGAAATTTGGACGTGAGCGATATTTAATGAAGAAGGAAAATGAAGAAGTGTATATTATAGAGTATGCAGATTCCGTAAAAAACGAAGATTGATGAAGAAGCGATTACTTGATGACTTTACACCAGTTTCTGAGGCCGCATGGAAACAAAAGATTCAAATGGATCTCAAGGGCGCCGATTATAACCAGACATTGGTCACGCCTACTCCAGACGGCATCAATATCAAACCTATTTACCACAGCGACAGTGCCGTAAACATTGATACTCCTAGTCGAGGTACCCAGAACAATGATTGGTACATTTCTCAAAAGATTTACTGCGGCAATGCACGAGCAGCAAACAAAAAAGCGCTCAACGTATTATCTCGAGGAGCTGAAGGTGTTTTATTAGACATTCCTAATCCAGATATTGATCTCGAGGTTTTATTAAAAGACTTACCAGAGGTTGGTTTACAAGTACATCCTCGATTTTTAGATCTTGATTTTTTAAAGAAACTTCATGGATTTAAACCTAAAGCCTATGTGCATCTGGATATCATACACCAGCTGGCTGCTACTGGGAACTGGTTTATAAATCAAAAATCAGATCGTACTCACTATGCCAATTTCCTGAAATCCTTTCAAGGTTATTTTTCAAATATTACGGTAAATACGAGCACCTATCAACAAGCTGGTGCGACAGTTACCCAAGAACTCGCCTATTTTGCAGCGCACCTTAATGAATACCTCAATCATTATTGCGATAACACTAAGGAACACGATAAGGATATTTACGACGCTTTCCTGCCTGACCGGCAGGCTGGCGCGAAAGCGGAAATGGTTACTGAGCGGAGTCGAAGTAAACGTATCAACATTGACACCACCATAGGTTCCAACTATTTTATGGAGATCGCAAAGTACAGAGCCTATCGCATATTGACCAAAACATTAGGTAACGCCTACGGCATAAAAGACCTAGGGTGTTACATCACAGCAACGCCCAGTTTGCGCAACAAATCACTGCTGGATTACAATGTCAATCTACTGCGCACCACCACAGAATGCATGAGCGCGGTTTTGGGTGGCGCAGATACGGTCCACAATCTAGCATATGACGCTTTTTTCAATAAGGAAAATGAATTTGGCGACCGCATCGCTCGCAATCAATTATTGATTCTTAAAGAAGAAGCTTATCTAAACAAAGTTGCTAACGCTGCAGATGGCACTTACTACATCAACGCATTGACTAAGGAGTTGACCGAAAAAGCGCTGGAAATCTTCAAGAGCATTGAAAAAGCTGGCGGATTTGTCCAATCGCTTTTTGAAGGAACGATACAACGCAAAGTCAAGGAAAGTGATACGGCAGAGCGTGATCGACTTAAAAAAGGAGAAAAAACACTCGTAGGCGTCAACAAATTCCCGAATGCAGAAGCACCACTTCAAAAAGAATACGAGATCCTTCCTTTTCAAAAAATAGAGCCTCGCAAGACCTTGATACAACCTATTCTTTTCAAGCGACTTGCAGAAGATGTAGAAATAGAACAAATGCCGAAATGATAAAATCAGCTGTTTCTTCCTATTTTCATGAAAGTAGACTTAAGTCTACCCTTGTAAAAATTTCGGTTCTGCTTAGTATATTACTCTGTTCATGTTCTTCAGACTTCAATAGTGATCTGTTAATTGGTTACTGGCAAGTGAGTCATACAACAACTAAAAATCCAATCTCTGTATTTGATGATGGCTCAATAGATAAAGCGTTTGTCCGGAGTTATAAAGCGATAGAATTTGAAGATGGAACTACCCTCAAGTTGATAGGAAGAATAGGTTACAGTTCTAAAGTATGTGAATATACTTCCGAGAAAAATTATGTTACAATTACCAGTGACAGCGAAATATTAGATAAATCTAACATTCTCGAATTTAAAATTCTAGAAATAACTGAGGATGAATTAGTTGTAGGACAAGCAAGTGAAAAGTTTTTTAATCTAACAAAGGCAGAGTTTACAAAAATTCAATAAATGAGAAGAAAAAACATTTCAAACATAACAGCAGATTTCACAGCTCTTGATAATGGGAATGCAACGCAAACTCAAGAACACTACGAGACGTCCGAAGGTATCTCGCTCAAAAAGCAGTATTCTAAAGAAGACCTCAAAGATCTAGAGCATCTTGATTTTGTAGCAGGAATAGCTCCCAACCTACGTGGACCCTATTCCACTATGTACGTGCGCCGGCCATGGACCATAAGACAATACGCTGGTTTTTCCAGCGCGACAGAATCCAACGCCTTTTATAGAAGAAATCTTGCTGCAGGACAAAAGGGACTTTCGGTAGCTTTTGATCTGGCCACTCATCGCGGCTATGACAGCGATCATGAGCGTGTAGAAGGTGATGTCGGGAAAGCTGGTGTTGCAATCGATAGCGTTGAGGATATGAAGATCCTTTTTGATCAAATTCCGCTGGACCAAATGTCCGTTTCCATGACCATGAACGGTGCCGTGTTGCCCATTATGGCATTTTACATCGTTGCGGCCATGGAACAAGGTGTGGATATCGCTTCGTTGAGCGGTACGATTCAGAATGATATCCTTAAGGAATTTATGGTGCGTAATACCTACATCTATCCGCCTACGCCTAGCATGCAGATCATCTCTGATATATTTGAGTATACTAGTAAGAACATGCCTAAATTCAACTCGATCTCGATCTCGGGTTACCATATGTATGAAGCTGGCGCGACCAGCGATATTGAGTTGGCATATACGCTGGCAGATGGTTTGGAATATGTGCGCAAAGGACTGGAAGCAGGCATGGACATAGACACTTTTGCTCCTAGACTATCTTTTTTCTGGGCCATTGGGATGAACCATTTTATGGAAATCGCCAAAATGCGCGCCGCCAGAATGCTATGGGCAAAAATGATCAAACAATTCAATCCTAAAAATGCCAAATCACTTGCCTTAAGAACGCATTGTCAAACATCAGGCTGGTCGTTAACGGAACAAGACCCATTTAATAATGTGGCTAGAACTACCATCGAGGCGGCTGCGGCAGCTTTTGGCGGGACACAAAGTCTTCATACCAATGCGTTGGATGAGGCGATTGCGTTGCCAACCGACTTCAGCGCACGTATCGCGAGAAACACACAAATTTACCTACAAGAAGAAACGGGAATTACCAAAACCGTAGATCCATGGGCTGGCTCCTACTATGTAGAGTCTTTAACAGATCAAATCGCCCATAAAGCCTGGGAACTTATAGAGGAAGTTGAAGAGCTAGGCGGCATGACCAAAGCCATTGAAGCCGGTATCCCAAAAATGCGTATTGAGGAAGCCGCTGCAAAAAAGCAGGCGCGCATCGATTCCAACATAGATGTGATCGTGGGCGTGAACAAATACCCAAGTCCAGATGAAGATCTTATAGACACGCTGGAAGTGGACAATGCGGCCGTAAGAATTGAGCAAATCGACCGATTGAAAAAGATCAAGGCAGATCGCAACGATGATAAAGTGAATAAAGCATTGGAAGCTTTAACCGCTTGCGCAAAAACTGGAGAAGGTAACCTACTGGAACTCGCCGTTAACGCCGCTAAGGAGCGCGCTACCTTGGGTGAGATTTCCTATTCTTTGGAGAAGGAATTTGGCCGTTACCGTGCCCAGATCAAGAGCGTTCAAGGTGTGTATAAAAAAGAGATTATGGATGATCCCGCTTTCGCGAAAGCGCAACAATTAGCAGACGCCTTTGCAAAAAAAGAAGGTCGTAGACCACGCATCATGATCGCAAAAATGGGTCAGGACGGTCACGATCGTGGCGCCAAGGTGGTCGCTACTGGCTATGCCGATGTAGGTTTTGACGTGGACATAGGACCGTTGTTCCAAACGCCAACCGAAGCTGCCAAACAAGCCGTGGAAAATGATGTCCACATCCTAGGCATTTCATCGCTGGCAGCCGGTCACAAGACATTGGTGCCGCAAGTGTTGGAACATCTTAAAAAATACGGCCGCGAGGACATCATGATCATCGTGGGCGGCGTGATACCGCGCAAGGACTACCAGTTCTTGTTTGATGCCGGCGTGGCAGCTGTCTTTGGACCCGGAACAAAAATCAGTGAGGCCGCGATCGATATTTTGACGCTGTTAGATAACTAAAAAAATGGTAAATGATTTCGAGAAAATATTTAGTTTCTTTTCAGAATATCAATTACTGATACAGGATTTTTTACTTGACAAGTCGCAAGAAATTGATTTTCCCGTTGTAAATACAAAGATTTCTAATAAGAATGTTAGCTCGATAATTTCTAAAATTGAAGAGTCTCAAAAATATGGGATTATCTTTTCCAATATATTGCAATCGTCATTATTAATTTCCGTATTCAGTTTTTATGAAGTTGAATTGATGAAAATATGTGATACACACGCAAGTAGGACCAATTCAAATTTTTCGGTAAAGGATTTAAAAGGTCATAGCGATTTTGAAAAAATTAAAATGTTCTTAACTAAACAATGCAAGTTGATTATCACAAATCCTGCATATCAATGGGACTTTATAAATTCTCTGAAAACAGTCAGAAATTGCTTAGTACATAATAATGGTAAGTGTTTGAAGACTTCAAAAACTTATAGGGTTATCTTACAACTTCATAATAAAAATGAAGAATACTTTGATTCTTTTGGATTGCACCCTGAAACCTACGGTGATAAAACAGAATTCATTATTGATCCGCAACTATATTTGATCTCAGATTTAATCGATGCTTGCAAATCTTCCTTAATTAAGATTAGCGAAGACATTTATTCTAGATGATTAATTATTGTTTCTATGTTCTCTACGGGCTTTACGAGCAGCTTTCTTTTTGAGAAAATAAAGCTTTCGCTTTTCCTTAATGCTTAAATCATCGCGATCACGGCTCTGTAATTCCATGATTTCCTGATCGTAAGAGGTTGTACTATCCATACTGTTGTAGTCTCTCACATTGAACCTGAAACCTATGGCGAGATTGAAATAATTACCAACATTAAAATGATCGCCCAAGGCTGGAGCGGTTTCAATTTTATAGAAGACTTTTTCATAGCTAGGACTCAAGTAAACAGATATGCCGTTGCTCAGTGCATATTCTGTGCTCGTGGTAAGTCGCAGTAGATTCCCTGTATCCCTAAAGGTGCCGCCACCTTGCTCAAATCCTTGTTTATTCTTATTCTGACTGTAACCGTAGCCTAGATCTGCGGTAAAATTCCAATCATCATTGAGTACATAATCATAACCTGCAAATAGGTAGGCATTGAACTTTGTGGCTCTATCGAACTGCCCTATTTCCTGAACATCCTTGACATCAAAATAATCCTGAGTCAAGGCGCCACCTACATAGATATTTTTATACACATCACTTTGTAGTCTAATCCCAAAACCAGTACCACTGGCAAGTCCATTGCCTACGAAGTTATCACCACTAGGAAAAGCTCTTTGAAGGTAGATGTCTGCAGCAAAAACTCGATCTGGAATCTGAATAGCTAGTCGGCTTTCATCTTCTTGAGCAAATGCTATGCTGCTAATTAAAACAATACATGCTAGAACGACTTTAGTAATTGATCTCATAGCGCTCTGTTGGATCGTTGATAGTCAATTCTTGAATAGTTTCAGTACCTGCCTCATCAGTAAGTGAAATGGTGATGATAGAAGGATAAAAAGCTTGAAACTCAAAGTTGCCATCATCTGGTGTTTCATTTATTCTCGTAAAGATCTGATTGAAAAAGCCGCAGTTTCCATCTAATAGGAATTCGCCATTTTTAAAAACTTCTGAACAGGATAAATCAAAATAATTGACCCGCAATTCAAAAACATCTGTGGCTCCAGAAGTATTTACAAAATCCAACTCAACCTCTGCAACATCCTTAACCGTAATTAATGGGATGTTGAGCGTCAAGTCGTCATTAAAACTCTCGATTCCAGTAGCTACACTAAAAATGTTTTGACCATCGCGATACACATTGACAAAATATTCATTTGAAGTATCAAACAACAGCAGAAAATCTGTTTCTCCATTATTGTCAGTGACGCCTCTACCTA includes these proteins:
- the priA gene encoding replication restart helicase PriA codes for the protein MSYFLDVILPLPLERYFSYRITAAEAGMIQLGMRVAVPFGKSKIYTGIAVAVRENIEVAYDIKDIEFVIDEAPILQKGQIKFWEWIASYYLCSVGQVMKAALPKSLLLESETIIQRNEETTVEDDELTDQEFLIMEALENRKAMKVDEVASLLDRKTVLPILRNMLSKHLIILQEELYNTYRAKTEKYISLAPEFQDEDALRELLDSMTRAPKQREVLMTLFMMRAGDKPVKSKDLETRSKATRAVMKSLIDKKILLETEQEVSRMLMDRQTGHELYELNDAQEVAYNEIKTAFEDDKVCLLHGVTSSGKTEIYVKLIEEYLVLGKQCLYLLPEIALTTQLIGRLQHYFKHQVLVYHSKYNLNERQEVWNLVLDAHEPYVVIGARSALLLPFADLGLIIVDEEHETSFKQFDPAPRYHARDSSIVLGKMKSSQILLGSATPSLESYYNTTIGKFELVELKKRYNNVLMPEINMIDIKEKHRKKRMTGHFSDTLIEAMTQAFKNDEQVILFQNRRGFAPIMECNTCGHAPQCPNCDVSLTVHQHRGQMRCHYCGYHTFIPKECIACSSTDLDTKGFGTEQIEAEFLEIFPQRKIARMDLDTTRGKYSYEKLIDQVENREVDALVGTQMLTKGLDFRHVSLVGVLNADAMLNFPDFRSHERCFQLLTQVAGRAGRTEKRGTVLLQSYNPYHMILQQVSTYDYKTMFKEQLQDRYQFKYPPYQRLIRITFKHRDYNTTLQAGEWFVGALNQIEHGVEVLGPEFPPVSRVRNLFNVHVLVKMGKTHSPETIKGFIAKVKRSFESIKQYRAVRCNIDVDCY
- a CDS encoding chalcone isomerase family protein → MKKLLLIAVAALGTYTASAQMTVEGVTVEKSLTVDGKELILNGAGLREKFVFDLYVGGLYTTAKTTNGAALLSSDQPMAITLDIVSKLVTQENMVEAITEGFEDSVSSAERKKLQPKIDKFIGFFNEEIVNGNEFQISYVPGKGTMAHKNGKLLGTIEGKDFATGLFGIWLGNKPADKDLKKGMLGL
- a CDS encoding DUF2147 domain-containing protein; the encoded protein is MKYVVLVLLCFFAFAKANSQDVTGTWKTIDDESGEVKSHVQVYKKGDSYYGKVLKVLSKDAPPNPKCIACEGALKDQPIEGMVIMKDLKKKGKMYKDGTIIDPENGKEYDCKIWLNEDNPDLLMVRGYILFLYRTQTWERL
- the udk gene encoding uridine kinase; amino-acid sequence: MLIIGIAGGTGSGKTTVVGQVAHQYPDTDVTVISQDSYYKDTSHLTYEERVKINFDHPNSIDFALLKEHLIELRKGNSIEQPVYSFVEHNRTKETVVTEPSNVIIVEGILILTLPEIRELFDIKVYIDCDSDERLIRRLKRDITDRGRDINEVLDRYQNTLKPMHQQFIEPTKAYADVIIPTNRLNEVGVKILRSILDQKLA
- the nadC gene encoding carboxylating nicotinate-nucleotide diphosphorylase; translated protein: MKYHGAAFEEEVDRIITNALREDVGDGDHSSLACIPRSASGKARLLVKDEGVIAGIAFAKAIFHKVDPTLKIEELKKDGDRVVYGDEVFYVSGSSRSILTAERLALNSMQRMSAIATKTRQFVDRLEGTKTKILDTRKTTPGIRLLEKWAVHTGGGVNHRSGLYDMIMLKDNHIDFAGGITKAIEKTTDYLQETNRDLKIIVEARNLEEIKEILTSADKVYRILIDNFNYEDTRKAVELIGDQCLTESSGGITLDTVRQYAECGVDYVSSGALTHSVYNMDLSLKAMHE
- a CDS encoding YihY/virulence factor BrkB family protein — its product is MSRLKAILDRIPVISWFVAVSSRARLPGFEGMTVYDLWETYSVGIVQGAFTLRASAISYSFFMAIFPFILFMLNLIPFVPVDNFQVDFLEFVNGLLPAQAAGSFDTIFKEIALQENTGLLTIAFITSLFFMSNGVNAIFDGFERSYHSSFNRNMFRQYFVAVGVSLMLSLFLLISIAMFGVVEYWIDSLRAEDFMTQSSTEIWLIILRYIAIIIMLYLFVSTLYYTGTKEGRQTRFFSIGSVVTTVLILITSYLYGIYIDNFASYNEIYGSIGALLILMIYIWLAANILLLGYELNASIRSLKARNLK
- the rlmH gene encoding 23S rRNA (pseudouridine(1915)-N(3))-methyltransferase RlmH, with amino-acid sequence MKITLLAVGKTDDSRIADLTDMYVERLKHYINFELEIIPDLKKTKNLSIDQQKVKEGELLLNQLQTSDFVTLLDEKGKSLSSQQFAQLINKRSLSGMKRLVYVIGGPYGFSDAVYARANSKLSLSAMTFSHQMVRLFATEQIYRAFTILKNEPYHHE
- a CDS encoding FtsB family cell division protein — translated: MKWKEIKSKWYFNKYFIITILFAIWILFLDDSAWLTAHRALDQQIADKEQTADFYMRGIAADKARIQQLEDSAGIEKFGRERYLMKKENEEVYIIEYADSVKNED